A genomic window from Candidatus Bathyarchaeota archaeon includes:
- the trxA gene encoding thioredoxin — protein sequence MEHKDVVALTSSSFDSFINSDVPVLVDFWADWCMPCRMMAPVMEELAKAYAGKAKFGKVNVDENNQISGRYGIMSIPHFLIFKNGQVVQKIVGAVGRGPLEDALKQHM from the coding sequence ATGGAACATAAAGACGTGGTAGCGTTGACTTCTTCATCTTTTGACAGTTTCATAAATTCGGATGTACCTGTATTAGTTGATTTCTGGGCAGACTGGTGCATGCCCTGCAGAATGATGGCTCCTGTAATGGAAGAACTCGCAAAAGCATACGCTGGAAAAGCAAAATTTGGAAAAGTAAACGTGGACGAAAACAACCAAATTTCTGGACGTTACGGAATCATGAGCATCCCACACTTTTTGATATTCAAGAACGGACAAGTTGTCCAAAAAATCGTAGGCGCAGTAGGTCGCGGACCCCTAGAAGACGCCCTTAAACAGCACATGTAA
- a CDS encoding ATP-NAD kinase family protein has protein sequence MGGAVGLKGTDGTEILKKAVALGAKAVAPARAELFLKELEPVKEDILLLVGPGLMGETEAKNQGYDYKVFGEQKTNTKPEDTVAVAKTIAAQNVDLLVFCGGDGTARDVLTAVDIKTPVLGVPTGVKMHSAVFGIDPKSAARIASQYLYGFLPLWEAEVMDIDEEEFRHGRVSARLHGYLISPYEPHLIQGAKMASPMTESELRNQAAMAVYVIEEMKEDVVYIVSAGTTTRTIGDLLDQKKSLLGVDLFVDKKIVAKDVNEQQILEAIEGKKAKIIVTPIGGQGFVFGRGNQQISPKVIRKVGKENIIVVATENKMKHIRRLKVDTGDPKLDAEFAGTIKVVTDYNIEKVIKIE, from the coding sequence ATGGGCGGAGCAGTTGGACTAAAAGGTACCGACGGCACCGAAATTCTAAAAAAAGCGGTTGCCCTTGGTGCAAAAGCCGTTGCTCCTGCACGTGCAGAACTTTTTCTTAAAGAATTAGAACCAGTAAAAGAGGACATACTGCTATTAGTTGGTCCCGGATTGATGGGCGAAACTGAAGCAAAAAATCAAGGTTACGATTACAAAGTTTTTGGAGAACAAAAAACAAACACCAAACCCGAAGACACCGTAGCTGTTGCAAAAACTATTGCAGCCCAAAATGTTGACCTTCTAGTTTTTTGTGGAGGCGACGGAACAGCAAGAGACGTCCTAACAGCTGTTGATATAAAAACTCCTGTTTTGGGAGTACCAACTGGAGTAAAAATGCACAGTGCAGTTTTTGGAATAGACCCAAAATCAGCAGCACGAATTGCTTCTCAGTATCTTTATGGCTTTTTGCCCTTATGGGAAGCCGAAGTCATGGATATAGATGAAGAAGAATTCCGTCACGGCAGGGTTTCTGCAAGATTGCATGGTTATTTGATTAGCCCATATGAACCCCATTTGATTCAAGGGGCTAAGATGGCGTCGCCCATGACGGAAAGTGAGTTGCGTAACCAAGCTGCTATGGCTGTTTATGTTATTGAAGAAATGAAAGAGGACGTGGTTTATATTGTGTCAGCGGGAACAACCACGCGAACTATCGGGGATCTTTTAGACCAAAAAAAGAGCCTTCTTGGTGTGGACCTTTTTGTTGACAAAAAAATTGTGGCAAAAGACGTGAACGAGCAACAAATCCTAGAAGCAATCGAAGGAAAAAAAGCCAAAATCATTGTTACTCCCATCGGGGGTCAAGGTTTTGTTTTCGGCAGAGGAAACCAGCAGATAAGCCCAAAAGTAATACGCAAAGTGGGAAAAGAAAACATCATAGTAGTTGCAACGGAAAACAAAATGAAACACATAAGGCGTCTCAAAGTAGACACAGGGGATCCCAAACTAGACGCAGAGTTTGCTGGAACAATAAAAGTTGTAACCGATTATAACATCGAAAAAGTAATAAAAATTGAATAA
- a CDS encoding AAA family ATPase has translation MKKIVTLGRGGSGKTTFVSLMTKYFIEKGETPILLIDADPDQNLSEMLGIDLSDEGRKTISELLVDTFMEGGGTTVGVPPSKRIESKIWETGLYEGDQFDFMAIGTKFIEGCYCLPNNALKTALAGLTKTYKYVIIDSPGGLEHLNRRIASEVDDMFDIIDPSQKSFHHVERAYKIAKDVDIKFNNFYVVAGNRVPESLEEEVQKRINLTYLGKISYDKEVEEAVLKGASLIDLPNTSPAYVSVKKILQKAGY, from the coding sequence ATGAAGAAAATTGTTACTTTAGGTAGAGGTGGCAGCGGAAAAACTACTTTTGTTTCCCTTATGACAAAATACTTCATTGAAAAAGGTGAAACTCCTATTCTTCTTATTGATGCTGACCCTGACCAGAACCTGTCAGAAATGCTGGGAATTGATCTCAGCGACGAGGGACGAAAAACAATCTCTGAACTGCTTGTGGACACTTTCATGGAAGGTGGCGGCACAACAGTTGGGGTTCCTCCATCTAAACGAATTGAAAGCAAAATCTGGGAAACTGGACTTTACGAAGGTGACCAATTTGATTTCATGGCCATTGGAACCAAATTCATTGAAGGATGCTATTGTCTACCAAACAACGCCCTAAAAACTGCTCTGGCAGGGTTAACAAAAACCTACAAGTACGTAATTATTGACTCTCCCGGAGGTTTAGAACACCTAAACCGACGCATCGCCTCAGAGGTTGACGACATGTTTGACATTATTGACCCCTCACAAAAATCTTTTCACCACGTGGAACGAGCTTACAAAATCGCAAAAGACGTAGACATCAAATTCAACAATTTCTATGTAGTCGCAGGCAACAGAGTACCCGAATCACTTGAAGAAGAAGTCCAAAAACGAATAAACCTAACATATCTAGGAAAAATCAGCTACGACAAAGAAGTGGAAGAAGCAGTCCTCAAAGGGGCATCTCTAATAGATTTACCCAACACATCACCCGCATACGTATCAGTAAAAAAGATTCTACAAAAAGCAGGATATTGA
- a CDS encoding PKD domain-containing protein, producing the protein MKTLNVIYICRVGIAVLAALVASFTVDLKVGDPLLNGISISLAIYILSYYVLKYFFMNKVDKPTKIFTMGIGGYFLTFLLCWVLFITPTLAIPQAQFTVDDYNPEVGQTITFDARMSTDSDGEIVRYSWNFGDEKTSEGMTTTHSYSAPDEYIVILTVVDDNGLTHSNSTTITVRP; encoded by the coding sequence TTGAAGACGCTAAACGTTATTTACATTTGCCGAGTTGGCATAGCTGTCCTAGCTGCACTAGTAGCCTCATTTACGGTTGACCTCAAAGTAGGTGACCCCCTGCTTAACGGAATCAGCATCAGTTTAGCGATTTACATTCTTTCATACTATGTCCTAAAATATTTCTTCATGAACAAAGTGGATAAGCCAACAAAAATTTTCACCATGGGAATAGGAGGATACTTTCTCACGTTTTTGCTATGCTGGGTACTCTTTATCACCCCAACCCTTGCAATTCCTCAAGCTCAATTCACGGTAGACGATTACAACCCCGAAGTAGGACAAACAATAACATTTGATGCCAGAATGAGCACAGACTCTGACGGAGAAATCGTCAGGTATTCATGGAATTTTGGAGACGAAAAGACCAGCGAGGGAATGACAACAACCCACAGTTACAGTGCCCCCGATGAATATATTGTTATTTTAACTGTTGTTGACGACAATGGGTTAACTCACAGCAACTCAACAACAATAACAGTTAGACCTTAA
- a CDS encoding NFACT family protein codes for MKDVMTSFDLAAVTREIKETVEGAFISKIYQIGTKTILLKLRKPGNPRIQLLIEAGKRLHFTSYAHETPQRPSAFCMSLRKYLDNGVIQTVKQHEFERIATIEIATRQGVFQLVSEFFGGGNIILVDPENKILQAMTYKRMKDRNILRAEPFQYPPARGKNPLTLSLEEFKEIKDFGETEIVRALTKILSISGTYAEEILLRSGTNKRVHCNELKIDEIGTIFSELQNLLSVIESGTLEPGIVSDENQKWVDVTPVALKKYEQFNKQKFETFNNGLDEYYAKITDVENTKEATGDVESEVARHKRILEKQLQALEDLKEPIIKNKNIGDLIYQHFGDFQALLQKILEQKNYGKSWDEIASALQAGKKANIYPATFFQSLDSKNQILCLSVGDNTFSLNLRDTIQDNANRYYLKSKKAEKKLKGAEKILEETRAKIEEAKKQVAIAKKEQQPLAKRRKKEWYEKFRWFYSSDGFLVIGGRDATTNELIVKKRMDPNDIVFHAEIVGAPFVLIKTEGKTVPEQTINEAAQLAASYSRAWKELLTAINVYWIHPDQVSKTPPSGQSLPKGSFMIRGTKNFVRGAKLRVAIGLKIEDDDVTLVGGPVDAISSQADAYIELIPGTQKSSEIAKKMRHTLSTKVPDELKRTVTAIPLDEFQRFIPLGRGKIVSKR; via the coding sequence TTGAAAGATGTAATGACAAGCTTTGATCTAGCAGCAGTTACTCGAGAAATCAAAGAGACCGTAGAAGGGGCTTTCATATCAAAAATTTATCAGATTGGAACCAAAACAATTCTCCTAAAGCTTCGCAAACCCGGAAATCCTCGAATACAATTGCTCATTGAAGCAGGTAAACGACTTCATTTTACCTCATATGCCCATGAAACGCCTCAACGGCCTTCTGCTTTTTGTATGTCCCTTAGAAAATATCTGGACAACGGGGTAATCCAGACAGTTAAACAGCACGAATTTGAACGGATAGCAACAATTGAAATTGCCACTCGTCAAGGAGTTTTCCAGTTGGTTTCAGAATTTTTCGGAGGCGGAAACATCATCCTAGTTGACCCGGAAAACAAAATCTTACAAGCCATGACATATAAACGAATGAAAGACCGAAACATTCTGCGAGCTGAACCTTTTCAGTATCCCCCTGCCCGAGGAAAAAATCCTCTTACTCTAAGTCTTGAAGAGTTTAAAGAAATCAAAGACTTCGGGGAAACAGAAATTGTACGCGCTTTAACCAAAATTCTTAGCATCAGTGGAACCTACGCTGAAGAAATTCTCTTACGTTCCGGTACAAACAAAAGGGTTCACTGCAACGAACTCAAAATTGACGAAATTGGCACAATCTTTAGTGAACTACAAAACCTTTTGTCAGTAATTGAATCCGGAACTTTAGAACCCGGCATAGTAAGTGATGAAAACCAAAAATGGGTTGACGTTACCCCCGTGGCTCTTAAAAAATATGAGCAGTTCAACAAACAAAAATTTGAAACCTTCAACAATGGTCTTGATGAATACTACGCAAAAATTACTGATGTTGAAAACACCAAAGAAGCCACTGGAGATGTGGAAAGTGAAGTTGCTCGCCATAAACGGATTCTTGAAAAGCAACTGCAGGCTTTAGAAGATCTAAAAGAGCCAATCATAAAAAACAAGAACATTGGAGATTTGATTTACCAGCATTTTGGAGATTTCCAAGCCCTTTTGCAAAAAATTTTGGAACAAAAAAATTACGGAAAATCTTGGGATGAAATCGCTTCAGCATTACAAGCTGGAAAGAAAGCGAACATTTATCCTGCTACTTTTTTCCAGTCGTTAGACTCAAAAAACCAAATTCTTTGTCTTTCTGTTGGTGACAATACTTTTTCTTTGAACCTTCGTGATACCATTCAAGATAACGCGAACCGTTACTATTTAAAATCTAAGAAAGCTGAAAAAAAACTGAAGGGCGCAGAAAAAATCCTTGAAGAAACCCGGGCAAAAATCGAGGAAGCAAAAAAACAGGTCGCCATAGCGAAAAAAGAACAGCAACCTCTTGCTAAACGACGGAAAAAAGAGTGGTACGAAAAATTCAGATGGTTCTATTCTTCTGACGGCTTTCTGGTTATTGGCGGTCGAGACGCTACCACAAACGAGTTGATTGTCAAGAAACGCATGGATCCTAACGATATTGTTTTTCACGCTGAAATAGTTGGAGCACCTTTTGTTTTGATTAAAACCGAAGGGAAAACTGTTCCTGAACAAACTATCAACGAGGCTGCTCAACTTGCAGCGTCCTATTCTCGAGCTTGGAAAGAACTTCTCACTGCCATTAACGTTTACTGGATACATCCTGATCAGGTGAGTAAAACTCCGCCTTCTGGGCAGTCGTTGCCAAAAGGGTCGTTTATGATTCGGGGAACCAAAAATTTTGTTCGGGGTGCAAAATTGCGTGTTGCAATTGGATTAAAAATTGAAGATGACGACGTTACCCTTGTAGGGGGACCAGTGGATGCGATTAGCAGTCAAGCAGATGCATATATTGAACTTATTCCAGGCACCCAAAAAAGCAGCGAGATTGCAAAAAAGATGCGCCATACCTTGTCTACTAAGGTTCCTGATGAACTAAAAAGAACAGTAACTGCGATTCCGTTAGATGAATTTCAACGCTTTATTCCGTTAGGTCGGGGAAAAATCGTATCTAAAAGATAA